A single region of the bacterium genome encodes:
- a CDS encoding nitronate monooxygenase: MWNDTEVSRRLGLRYPIVQGPFGGGLSSTKLLTTVSNAGGLGSFGAHHLPPLQIEELVADIRRQISKPFAVNLWVSDHDGDGFAPTQESFERSLAALRPYFRELEVPEPAYPAQFGQRFEAQVEALLRARPPVFSFVYGIPAKEILAECRRLGIATIGTAITLDEAMALDEAGVDLIVASGFEAGGHRVSFLRPAEDSLIGTFSLIPQVVDRVRAPVIAAGGIADARGIRAALELGASGVQIGTAFLACEESNANRHHKEKLFSYEARYTALTRAFTGRLARGIENRFIREMRGRDGEICRYPAQGWLLQQIKPAMAAKGRDDLMPLWAGQSASLVHHRRAFDLMEELIGDMDRIAKTGLKALAARS, encoded by the coding sequence ATGTGGAATGATACCGAGGTCAGCCGTCGATTGGGCTTGAGATATCCCATCGTTCAGGGTCCCTTCGGCGGCGGCCTTTCCTCGACGAAATTGCTGACGACCGTCTCGAATGCAGGTGGTTTGGGCTCCTTTGGAGCCCACCACCTGCCCCCCCTTCAGATCGAGGAGCTGGTCGCCGACATTCGCCGCCAGATTTCCAAGCCCTTCGCCGTCAACCTCTGGGTTTCGGATCACGACGGCGACGGCTTCGCTCCCACCCAGGAGAGCTTCGAGCGAAGCTTGGCCGCGCTCCGCCCGTATTTCCGGGAGCTGGAAGTGCCCGAGCCGGCCTATCCCGCGCAATTCGGCCAGCGTTTCGAGGCCCAGGTCGAAGCCTTGCTGCGAGCCCGGCCGCCGGTTTTCAGCTTCGTCTACGGGATTCCGGCCAAGGAAATTTTGGCCGAGTGCCGCCGGCTCGGCATCGCCACCATCGGCACCGCCATCACCTTGGATGAGGCGATGGCTTTGGACGAGGCCGGCGTCGATTTGATCGTCGCCTCGGGCTTCGAGGCCGGCGGGCATCGGGTTTCCTTTTTGCGGCCGGCGGAGGATTCGCTGATCGGCACTTTTTCGCTGATTCCCCAAGTGGTCGACCGGGTGCGGGCTCCGGTCATCGCCGCCGGCGGCATCGCCGACGCCCGGGGGATCCGGGCGGCGCTGGAATTGGGAGCTTCGGGGGTTCAAATCGGGACGGCCTTTTTGGCCTGCGAGGAGTCGAACGCCAACCGCCATCACAAGGAAAAGCTCTTTTCTTACGAAGCCCGCTATACCGCGCTGACCCGGGCCTTTACCGGCCGCTTGGCCCGAGGCATCGAGAACCGCTTCATCCGCGAAATGAGGGGGCGAGACGGCGAGATTTGCCGGTATCCGGCCCAAGGCTGGCTGCTGCAGCAGATCAAGCCGGCGATGGCGGCCAAGGGCCGCGACGATCTCATGCCACTGTGGGCCGGGCAATCAGCCTCGCTCGTGCATCACCGCCGAGCTTTCGACTTAATGGAAGAGTTGATTGGCGACATGGATCGGATCGCCAAGACCGGGCTAAAGGCGCTTGCGGCGCGGTCTTAG
- a CDS encoding thrombospondin type 3 repeat-containing protein, whose amino-acid sequence MRCRALVLSAFSLSFLAFSLTAQATVDNRYCEVKSASDSTEDFNSLRRKLDEGFNRTGDQARMCTEKISFDGEQNGGSYSLNLGGPLSISNPTDLDKDGDGWGLIIDGSSALNVEIHAEGLGSECAFSVDANKVKLTGMTVYVSQLKKAVCKAEEGLEVDYSGLTIIAADDPDKDHVANEDDNCDDRLNPDQADTDEDEVGNACDNCPTVGNPNQNDSDGNGIGDACQQEPTPTPTPSPTPTPTPTPTPPPTPTPSPTGTPVPTNTPSPSPTATPSETPIVSTPPADPNDSDSDGVANADDNCPSISNGDQVDEDGDGIGDACDPSATGSNPGPTDGGSGTTVDLDSGSNSGCTLGAGEAGGLLGSLLFLAPAAMGFFLRPRRKRL is encoded by the coding sequence ATGCGGTGCCGTGCCCTTGTCCTCTCAGCGTTTTCCCTCAGCTTTCTCGCTTTTTCCCTGACCGCTCAAGCCACGGTCGACAACCGTTACTGCGAGGTCAAATCGGCCTCCGACAGCACCGAAGATTTCAACAGCCTGCGCCGCAAGCTCGACGAGGGCTTTAACCGCACCGGCGACCAAGCCCGGATGTGCACCGAGAAGATCAGTTTCGACGGCGAGCAAAACGGCGGCTCCTACAGCCTCAACCTCGGCGGCCCGCTCTCGATCTCCAATCCGACCGACTTGGACAAGGACGGCGACGGTTGGGGCCTCATCATCGACGGCTCCAGCGCCCTCAACGTCGAGATCCACGCCGAGGGACTCGGCTCGGAATGCGCATTTTCGGTCGACGCCAACAAAGTCAAGCTGACCGGCATGACCGTTTACGTCAGTCAGTTGAAAAAGGCGGTCTGCAAGGCTGAAGAAGGCCTCGAGGTCGATTACAGCGGCTTGACCATCATCGCCGCCGACGATCCGGACAAGGACCACGTCGCCAATGAAGACGACAACTGCGACGACCGATTGAACCCCGACCAAGCCGACACCGACGAAGACGAAGTCGGCAATGCCTGCGACAACTGCCCGACCGTCGGGAACCCCAACCAAAACGACAGCGACGGCAACGGCATCGGCGACGCCTGCCAGCAGGAGCCGACGCCGACCCCGACTCCTTCGCCGACACCGACCCCGACTCCGACTCCGACGCCGCCGCCGACCCCGACTCCCAGCCCGACCGGCACTCCGGTTCCGACCAACACGCCGAGCCCGTCTCCGACCGCGACTCCCTCCGAAACCCCGATCGTGAGCACGCCGCCGGCCGACCCCAATGACAGCGATTCCGACGGCGTGGCCAACGCCGACGACAATTGCCCGAGTATTTCCAACGGCGATCAAGTGGATGAAGACGGCGACGGCATCGGCGACGCCTGCGATCCCAGCGCCACCGGCAGCAATCCGGGACCCACCGACGGCGGGAGCGGCACCACGGTCGACCTCGACTCCGGCAGCAACAGCGGTTGCACCCTGGGCGCCGGCGAAGCCGGCGGGCTCTTGGGCTCCCTGCTTTTCCTAGCTCCGGCTGCGATGGGATTTTTCCTAAGACCGCGCCGCAAGCGCCTTTAG
- the pdhA gene encoding pyruvate dehydrogenase (acetyl-transferring) E1 component subunit alpha: protein MPRVVLENFSVEGLSILDPDGRADPELEPKIPDAQLKRIFQDMLLAREFDLRSIAMQRQGRMGTYAPATGQEAIPIAVAAALQPGDWAAPSFREQGLFLARGLKPSTLFLFFMGSEEGNRLPRRYRTLPFCVPCATQVLHAVGLAMAAKYKKDPAVVATFFGDGATSEGDFHEAMNFAGVYRTPNLFICQNNQWAISTAREAQTRSATLAQKALAYGFPGLQVDGNDVLAVYAATREAADRARSGGGPALLECLTYRLGVHTTSDDPSRYRRESEVEAWQSKDPILRFEKYLLAKGVIQDGDRERWTAELGEQLKTAAAEAEAICRNLSPDEMFTYMYAELPEFLKTEREEVLSLSSALEVPGRAHG from the coding sequence ATGCCCCGAGTCGTTCTGGAGAATTTTTCCGTCGAAGGGCTGTCGATCCTCGATCCCGACGGCCGCGCCGATCCCGAGCTCGAGCCGAAAATTCCCGACGCCCAGCTCAAACGCATCTTTCAAGACATGCTCCTGGCCCGAGAGTTCGACCTTCGCTCGATCGCGATGCAGCGGCAAGGCCGAATGGGAACCTATGCGCCGGCCACCGGTCAAGAGGCGATCCCGATCGCGGTCGCGGCGGCGCTTCAGCCGGGAGACTGGGCGGCGCCTTCCTTCCGCGAGCAAGGGCTCTTTCTCGCCCGGGGGCTCAAGCCTTCGACGCTCTTCCTTTTCTTCATGGGCAGCGAGGAAGGCAACCGCCTGCCTCGGCGCTACCGCACCCTCCCCTTCTGCGTGCCCTGCGCCACCCAAGTCCTCCATGCGGTCGGCTTGGCGATGGCCGCCAAGTACAAGAAAGATCCGGCGGTGGTCGCGACTTTCTTCGGCGACGGCGCGACCAGCGAGGGCGATTTCCACGAGGCCATGAATTTCGCCGGGGTCTACCGGACTCCGAATCTCTTCATCTGCCAAAACAACCAGTGGGCGATCTCGACCGCCCGCGAGGCCCAAACCCGCAGCGCCACCTTGGCGCAAAAGGCCTTGGCTTACGGCTTTCCCGGACTGCAGGTCGACGGCAACGATGTGCTGGCGGTCTACGCCGCGACTCGCGAAGCCGCCGACCGGGCCCGCAGCGGCGGCGGCCCGGCGCTGCTGGAGTGCCTGACCTATCGCCTCGGTGTCCACACCACCTCCGACGATCCCAGCCGATACCGCCGCGAGTCCGAGGTCGAAGCCTGGCAGTCCAAAGATCCGATTTTGCGCTTCGAAAAATATTTGCTGGCCAAGGGCGTGATTCAGGACGGCGACCGTGAACGATGGACCGCCGAGCTGGGCGAGCAGCTCAAGACGGCGGCGGCCGAGGCCGAGGCGATCTGCCGCAATTTGAGCCCCGACGAGATGTTCACCTACATGTATGCCGAGCTGCCGGAGTTCCTCAAAACCGAGCGCGAGGAGGTCCTGTCGTTGAGCTCGGCCTTGGAAGTCCCGGGGAGGGCCCATGGATAA
- a CDS encoding dihydrolipoamide acetyltransferase family protein, translating to MVAQEFRFPDLGEGVAEGELVKWLVKEGDEVKEDQDVAEVETDKALVNIPSPYSGKVAKLHFKEGDKVPVGAVLMSFDGGSGAPEKKEEPKEEPKKEESKKEAPPEEKAPAEEKAEPKEKKPPPAEAKPAAKEPQLPVLATPHVRKLARELGIDIEQVRGSGENGRVTEEDLRGFSKPKAESPAKAAEAPAKPVAKAEAPPPQEESFGPVERIPLKGIRRKISEHMLQAADQAVMVTHIDEARVDALLQLRKEKKKYAEERGVKLTLLPFLMKACVIALKNYPYLNASLVGEEIVLRRYFHFGFAVDTEAGLMVPVIRDVDQKSILRLAAELSDLSEKARDRSIARENLLGHSFSITNIGSIGGRAFTPIIHYPDSAILGLGRTYEAPVVADGEIKISNLLPLCLTFDHRVTDGATAARFVNEIIKYLGDPDLLLLDDGEA from the coding sequence ATGGTGGCCCAAGAATTCCGTTTTCCCGATCTCGGCGAAGGCGTCGCCGAAGGTGAGCTGGTCAAGTGGTTGGTCAAGGAAGGCGACGAGGTCAAAGAAGACCAGGACGTCGCCGAAGTCGAAACCGACAAGGCCTTGGTCAATATCCCCTCGCCCTACTCGGGCAAAGTCGCGAAGCTGCATTTCAAGGAAGGCGATAAGGTGCCGGTCGGAGCGGTGCTGATGAGCTTCGACGGCGGCAGCGGCGCTCCGGAGAAAAAAGAGGAACCGAAGGAAGAGCCGAAGAAGGAAGAATCCAAGAAAGAAGCGCCGCCCGAAGAAAAAGCCCCCGCCGAGGAGAAAGCCGAGCCGAAAGAGAAAAAGCCTCCTCCGGCCGAGGCCAAGCCGGCCGCCAAAGAGCCCCAGCTGCCGGTCCTCGCCACCCCCCATGTCCGCAAGCTGGCCCGCGAGCTCGGCATCGACATCGAGCAGGTTCGGGGCAGCGGCGAAAACGGCCGGGTGACCGAGGAAGACCTGCGCGGCTTTTCCAAACCCAAGGCCGAAAGCCCGGCCAAAGCCGCCGAGGCGCCGGCCAAGCCCGTCGCCAAAGCCGAGGCGCCGCCGCCCCAGGAAGAAAGCTTCGGGCCGGTCGAGCGCATTCCGCTCAAGGGCATCCGGCGGAAGATCAGCGAGCACATGCTCCAAGCGGCCGATCAGGCCGTCATGGTCACCCACATCGACGAGGCCCGAGTCGACGCCCTGCTCCAGCTGCGCAAGGAAAAGAAGAAATACGCCGAGGAACGGGGGGTCAAGCTGACTCTCCTCCCCTTCCTGATGAAAGCCTGCGTGATCGCCCTTAAAAATTATCCCTACCTCAACGCCAGCCTGGTCGGCGAAGAGATCGTCCTGCGGCGCTATTTCCACTTTGGTTTCGCGGTCGACACCGAGGCCGGATTGATGGTGCCGGTGATCCGCGACGTCGACCAGAAGAGCATCCTCCGCTTGGCGGCCGAGCTCTCCGACTTGAGCGAAAAGGCTCGCGACCGCAGCATCGCCCGGGAGAATCTCCTCGGCCATAGCTTCTCGATCACCAATATCGGGAGCATCGGCGGCCGGGCCTTCACCCCGATCATTCACTATCCCGACTCGGCCATCCTGGGCCTGGGCCGGACCTACGAGGCGCCGGTCGTCGCCGACGGCGAGATCAAGATCTCCAACCTGCTCCCGCTCTGCCTGACCTTCGATCACCGGGTCACCGACGGCGCCACCGCCGCCCGCTTCGTCAACGAGATCATCAAGTACCTGGGGGATCCGGACCTTCTCCTGCTCGACGACGGGGAGGCCTGA
- a CDS encoding thrombospondin type 3 repeat-containing protein: MRKLLLLLSMVVLTAALSLPAQATVDNTTCSVLTGEDHPDGPGFNELRRKVVEGFNRPQFRMCTELIKFANGIKVDLKAPLNINNDSDLDCAAGSGKPAVCGDGWGLIVDGSGGSIDVTQSGGDCAIEVNASRVKITGLSITATSEQVAAGKVLCDKGNHNDFSGVTINGQNPNPTPTPTPTPTPTPSATPTPTPEVNVPGDLVAVNDPTSTAEALKVLLTWTYSEPGDGSNGGLVSFNNNISQYFQASRGYTAFLTKNTAHRVILNRQGLVSQVDPGDLVADPGIFVPVIPDKPYVFQIERATKEGASCGTFSQIDEINGKNLSYQDTAVVEKTTYCYRVRTKQDALQSEYSNVAEVRTPEVALPVPTLDQATGISESVVFLSGGVNNPDGLFGVRIERGNASCDPDSFAEVGPATIAGLFFSLADTGLTANTTYCYRAATVSDEVIPDLGNNLSLYSNTKTATTLDTGATPLPTPSVTPHPTPTATPTATPTATPTGTPNPDPDGDGIPNGTDNCPSVANADQADLDGDNLGDVCDPDADGDGVSNTDEAAHGTDPLDADSDDDGVNDDSDNCPTVANADQKDTNEDGRGDACPGATPDPSTGLPPGGAIGGGGGFCSLSLHAAGSGLPWLTMGLFALGLGWRTRRHRE, translated from the coding sequence ATGCGCAAGCTCCTGCTCCTCCTCTCTATGGTTGTCTTGACCGCCGCTCTCTCCTTGCCGGCTCAAGCCACCGTCGACAACACCACTTGCTCGGTCCTCACCGGCGAGGATCATCCCGACGGCCCCGGCTTCAACGAGCTGCGCCGCAAAGTGGTCGAAGGCTTCAACCGCCCTCAATTCCGGATGTGCACCGAGCTGATCAAATTTGCCAACGGCATCAAGGTGGACCTGAAGGCTCCGCTCAATATCAACAATGATAGCGATCTCGATTGCGCGGCCGGTTCCGGCAAGCCGGCGGTTTGCGGCGACGGCTGGGGCCTGATCGTCGACGGTTCGGGCGGCAGCATCGACGTCACCCAATCGGGCGGCGATTGCGCCATCGAAGTCAACGCCAGCCGGGTCAAGATCACCGGCTTGAGCATCACCGCCACCAGCGAGCAAGTCGCGGCCGGCAAGGTTCTTTGCGACAAGGGCAACCACAACGATTTTTCGGGCGTCACCATCAACGGCCAGAACCCCAACCCGACTCCCACGCCGACGCCGACTCCGACGCCCACTCCCAGCGCCACCCCGACGCCGACCCCCGAGGTCAATGTCCCCGGCGATTTGGTCGCGGTCAACGATCCGACCAGCACCGCCGAAGCGCTCAAGGTCCTGCTGACCTGGACTTATTCCGAGCCGGGCGATGGCAGCAATGGAGGCCTGGTCTCCTTCAATAACAATATCTCCCAATACTTCCAGGCGAGCCGGGGCTATACCGCTTTTCTCACCAAGAACACGGCTCACCGGGTCATTTTGAACCGCCAAGGCCTGGTTTCCCAAGTCGATCCGGGCGATCTCGTGGCGGATCCGGGCATCTTCGTTCCGGTCATCCCCGACAAGCCCTATGTTTTCCAAATCGAGCGGGCCACCAAGGAAGGAGCCTCTTGCGGCACCTTCTCCCAAATCGATGAGATCAACGGCAAGAACTTGAGCTATCAGGACACTGCCGTCGTCGAGAAGACCACCTATTGCTACCGAGTGCGGACCAAGCAAGACGCCCTTCAATCCGAATACTCCAATGTCGCCGAGGTTCGGACGCCCGAGGTGGCTTTGCCGGTCCCGACCCTCGACCAAGCCACCGGTATCAGCGAGAGCGTGGTCTTCCTGTCCGGCGGAGTGAACAATCCCGACGGCCTGTTCGGTGTCCGCATCGAGCGCGGCAACGCCTCCTGCGATCCGGACAGCTTCGCCGAAGTGGGTCCGGCCACCATCGCCGGCCTATTCTTCTCGCTGGCCGACACCGGCCTGACCGCCAACACGACTTACTGCTATCGCGCGGCCACGGTCAGCGACGAGGTCATCCCGGACCTCGGCAACAACCTTTCGCTTTACTCGAACACCAAGACCGCCACCACCTTGGACACCGGCGCCACTCCGCTGCCGACTCCCTCGGTGACTCCGCATCCGACTCCGACCGCCACCCCGACGGCGACGCCGACCGCAACGCCGACGGGCACTCCGAATCCCGATCCGGACGGCGACGGAATCCCCAACGGCACCGACAACTGCCCCAGCGTCGCCAACGCCGATCAGGCCGACTTGGACGGCGATAACCTGGGCGACGTCTGCGATCCGGATGCCGACGGCGACGGGGTCTCCAACACCGACGAGGCGGCCCATGGCACCGATCCGCTGGATGCCGACTCCGACGATGACGGCGTCAACGATGACAGCGACAATTGCCCGACCGTCGCCAACGCCGATCAAAAGGATACCAATGAAGATGGACGCGGCGACGCCTGTCCGGGCGCGACCCCCGATCCGAGCACCGGCCTGCCTCCGGGCGGCGCCATCGGTGGCGGCGGTGGTTTCTGCAGCCTCTCGCTGCATGCGGCCGGCAGCGGCCTGCCCTGGCTGACGATGGGCCTTTTCGCCCTCGGCTTGGGCTGGAGAACCCGCCGCCATCGCGAATAG
- a CDS encoding site-2 protease family protein yields MFGKRIEIFKLLGFPIRIDLSWLVIVLLVTYSLAQGFFPVNHPGMPVSAYWAMAFVAAVGLFLSILFHELAHSVVGRHYKMKIDGITLFIFGGVAEMREEAASPKVEFFMSIVGPLASGVLGLIFFYLHHWIDLSDGNRSLQLIFYYLGFMNLMLAAFNLVPAFPLDGGRVFRSVLWAIKKNYDWATKVAAKIGWGFGWLLVAYGVFAIARGRTFGGLWYIMIGFFLQQASRASEEQVVLKKALEKTPVGSLMQTSFIELHPEERLSELPNRIGQIATFSCYPVTHSGELVGFLETNRLREVQWGDWQRATVGDFSNPAWRDLSVGPQTSAWSALETIKRGKLTLFVTEGAKVLGLITAQELLDFLKAELGKDFRGR; encoded by the coding sequence GTGTTCGGTAAACGGATTGAAATCTTCAAACTGCTGGGTTTTCCGATTCGAATCGATTTGAGCTGGCTCGTCATCGTTCTCTTGGTGACCTACAGCTTGGCTCAAGGTTTTTTTCCGGTGAACCACCCCGGCATGCCGGTGAGCGCTTATTGGGCCATGGCCTTCGTCGCCGCGGTCGGGCTCTTCCTTTCGATTCTTTTCCATGAGCTGGCCCATTCGGTGGTCGGGCGGCATTACAAGATGAAAATTGACGGCATCACGCTGTTCATCTTCGGCGGCGTGGCCGAGATGCGGGAGGAGGCCGCCTCGCCCAAGGTCGAATTCTTCATGTCGATCGTGGGTCCGCTGGCCAGCGGGGTGCTGGGCCTGATCTTCTTCTATTTGCATCACTGGATCGACTTGAGCGACGGCAACCGCTCCCTTCAGCTCATTTTTTATTATCTGGGTTTCATGAACTTGATGCTGGCGGCCTTCAATTTGGTGCCGGCCTTTCCGCTCGACGGCGGCCGGGTTTTCCGCTCGGTGCTGTGGGCGATCAAGAAAAATTATGATTGGGCGACCAAGGTGGCGGCCAAGATCGGCTGGGGCTTCGGCTGGCTCTTGGTGGCCTACGGTGTTTTCGCCATCGCCCGTGGCCGGACTTTCGGCGGCCTTTGGTACATCATGATCGGGTTTTTCCTCCAGCAGGCTTCGCGGGCCAGCGAGGAGCAGGTCGTTCTCAAAAAGGCCCTGGAGAAAACTCCGGTCGGAAGCCTCATGCAGACCTCCTTCATCGAGCTTCACCCCGAGGAGCGCTTGAGCGAGCTGCCCAACCGGATCGGACAGATCGCGACCTTTTCCTGTTATCCGGTCACCCATTCCGGCGAGCTGGTCGGGTTCTTGGAGACCAACCGCCTCCGCGAGGTCCAATGGGGCGATTGGCAACGAGCCACGGTCGGGGATTTCTCCAATCCGGCTTGGCGCGATCTCAGTGTCGGCCCCCAGACCAGCGCTTGGAGCGCCCTTGAAACGATCAAGCGCGGCAAGCTGACTCTCTTCGTGACCGAGGGAGCCAAGGTGCTGGGCCTGATCACCGCCCAAGAGCTGCTGGATTTTCTGAAAGCCGAGCTGGGGAAAGATTTCCGGGGGCGGTAG
- a CDS encoding alpha-ketoacid dehydrogenase subunit beta: MDKVTLVQAVNQALQKAMQEDPNVLLLGQDIGRAGGVFRATEGLLERFGAERVLDTPLAEAAILGCAVGMALYGLKPVAEMQFSGFAYQAFHQVEQHVSRYRNRTRGEFPLSMVIRMPYGGGVRAFEHHSESRESYYVHTPGLKVVIPSNPRDAYGLLQSAIRDPDPVVFMEPKRIYRSFKEALPVEEETIPLGQAKIVRPGEELTLISYGAMMPVALEAADQLGADHSIEVIDLRTLSPLDRPSLVNSVKKTGRAVVVHEAPRQLGMGAEISALLMEEAFLYLKAPVARVSGYDVIMPYYQLENEYLPSVGRVVQAIRETLTY, translated from the coding sequence ATGGATAAGGTCACCTTGGTCCAAGCGGTCAACCAAGCCCTGCAAAAGGCGATGCAGGAGGACCCCAATGTCCTGCTGCTGGGCCAGGATATCGGACGGGCCGGCGGGGTTTTCCGAGCCACTGAGGGGCTTTTGGAGCGCTTCGGCGCGGAGCGGGTCCTCGATACGCCATTGGCCGAGGCCGCCATCCTCGGCTGCGCCGTCGGCATGGCGCTTTACGGGCTCAAGCCGGTGGCCGAGATGCAATTTTCCGGCTTCGCCTATCAAGCCTTTCATCAGGTCGAACAGCACGTCTCGCGTTACCGCAACCGAACTCGGGGCGAATTCCCCTTGAGCATGGTGATTCGGATGCCTTACGGCGGCGGCGTGCGGGCCTTCGAGCACCACTCCGAGAGCCGCGAATCCTACTATGTCCACACCCCCGGCTTGAAGGTCGTCATCCCCTCGAACCCCCGCGATGCCTACGGACTGCTGCAATCGGCGATCCGGGACCCCGATCCGGTCGTCTTCATGGAGCCGAAGCGAATCTACCGGAGCTTCAAGGAAGCCTTGCCGGTGGAAGAAGAGACGATTCCCCTCGGCCAAGCCAAAATCGTCCGGCCGGGCGAGGAGCTCACGCTGATCAGCTACGGCGCGATGATGCCGGTGGCGTTGGAAGCGGCCGACCAGCTGGGGGCCGACCACTCGATCGAGGTCATCGATCTGCGGACCCTTTCGCCGCTCGACCGGCCGTCCCTCGTCAACTCGGTGAAGAAGACCGGACGGGCGGTGGTGGTGCATGAGGCGCCTCGGCAGCTGGGCATGGGGGCGGAGATTTCGGCGCTCTTGATGGAGGAAGCCTTCCTCTATTTGAAGGCACCGGTGGCCCGAGTCAGCGGCTATGACGTCATCATGCCCTATTACCAGCTGGAAAATGAGTATCTGCCCAGCGTCGGAAGGGTCGTTCAAGCCATTCGCGAAACTTTGACTTATTAG
- a CDS encoding helix-turn-helix domain-containing protein, with translation MKDIREYSEMRCPMHGLLCLLNGPWTVYILWLIRTHGPLRFGQIRKNIPAISAKVLTNRLRMLEEAEILRRHQEATIPPKVTYSFTDRGLELNDLLDKINALAMAWTRSSPKNKPKAKAS, from the coding sequence ATGAAGGATATTCGAGAATACAGCGAGATGCGCTGCCCGATGCACGGCCTGCTCTGCCTGCTCAACGGCCCCTGGACGGTCTACATCCTGTGGCTGATCCGGACCCATGGGCCGCTTCGCTTCGGCCAGATCCGCAAGAATATCCCGGCGATTTCGGCCAAGGTCCTGACCAATCGCCTGCGGATGCTCGAAGAGGCCGAAATCCTGCGGCGCCATCAGGAGGCGACCATCCCACCCAAGGTGACTTACAGCTTCACCGACCGGGGCCTGGAGCTCAACGATTTGCTCGACAAGATCAACGCTCTGGCGATGGCCTGGACCCGAAGCTCGCCCAAGAACAAGCCCAAGGCCAAAGCCTCGTAG
- the gstA gene encoding glutathione transferase GstA — protein MKLYYSPGACSLSPHIVLREAGYDFDLEKVDLKSKKTENGDDFNAVHRKSYVPQLKLDNGEILSEGAAIVQYLADQKPESGLVPQPGSFERVRLNEWLNFISAELHKSFGPFFYGLSEETLEFYRKKLARHFKFLSEQLQGKKYLMGDRFTVADAYLFTVLNWTIPLKIDLAEFPVLKEYMARIGARPKVQEALKAEGLITKEAAA, from the coding sequence ATGAAACTCTACTATTCTCCCGGAGCTTGTTCGCTCTCCCCCCACATCGTGCTGCGCGAGGCGGGTTACGACTTCGATCTCGAGAAAGTCGATTTGAAAAGCAAGAAAACCGAAAACGGCGACGACTTCAATGCCGTTCATCGCAAATCTTACGTTCCTCAATTGAAGCTCGACAACGGCGAGATTCTCTCGGAAGGAGCCGCGATCGTTCAATATCTGGCCGACCAAAAGCCGGAATCCGGCTTGGTCCCCCAGCCCGGCAGCTTCGAGCGGGTCCGCTTGAACGAATGGCTGAATTTCATCTCGGCCGAGCTACACAAGAGCTTCGGCCCTTTTTTCTATGGACTCAGCGAAGAGACCCTCGAGTTTTACCGGAAGAAGCTGGCGCGCCACTTCAAATTTCTTTCGGAACAGCTCCAAGGGAAGAAATACCTGATGGGCGACCGCTTCACCGTCGCCGACGCCTATCTCTTCACGGTCTTGAATTGGACCATCCCTCTCAAGATCGACCTGGCCGAGTTCCCGGTGTTGAAGGAGTACATGGCGCGGATCGGCGCCCGGCCCAAGGTCCAGGAGGCCCTGAAGGCCGAAGGTCTGATCACCAAGGAAGCGGCCGCGTAA